In Dendropsophus ebraccatus isolate aDenEbr1 chromosome 14, aDenEbr1.pat, whole genome shotgun sequence, the following proteins share a genomic window:
- the LOC138771921 gene encoding basic proline-rich protein-like: protein MCPSPGVSQTRCVPAPECPSPGVSQPRSVPAPMCPSPGVSQPRSVPAPECPSPGVSQPWSVPAPECPSPGVSLPRSVPAPECPSPGVSLPRSVPAPECPRSGVSLPRSVPAPECPSPDVSLPRSVPDPECPSPGVSQPRSVPAPMCPCPGVSQARSVPAPMCPCPDVSQIRSVPAPECPSPGVSQPRCVPAPMCPCPGVSQIRSVPAPECPSPGVSQPRSVPGPECPSPDVSLPRCVPDPECPRPDVSQIRSVPAPECPSPGVSLPRSVPAPQCPRSGVSQPRSVPAPMYPCPGVSLPRSVPAPMCPCPGVSRIRSVPDPMCPPPGSLSRGNIIQDYIIE from the coding sequence ATGTGTCCCAGCCCCGGAGTGTCCCAGACCCGATGTGTCCCAGCCCCGGAGTGTCCCAGCCCCGGAGTGTCCCAGCCCCGGAGTGTCCCAGCCCCGATGTGTCCCAGCCCCGGAGTGTCCCAGCCCCGGAGTGTCCCAGCCCCGGAGTGTCCCAGCCCCGGAGTGTCCCAGCCCTGGAGTGTCCCTGCCCCGGAGTGTCCCAGCCCCGGAGTGTCCCTGCCTCGGAGTGTCCCAGCCCCGGAGTGTCCCAGCCCCGGAGTGTCCCTGCCCCGGAGTGTCCCAGCCCCGGAGTGTCCCAGATCCGGAGTGTCCCTGCCCCGGAGTGTCCCAGCCCCGGAGTGTCCCAGCCCCGATGTGTCCCTGCCCCGGAGTGTCCCAGATCCGGAGTGTCCCAGCCCCGGAGTGTCCCAGCCCCGGAGTGTCCCAGCCCCGATGTGTCCCTGCCCCGGAGTGTCCCAGGCCCGGAGTGTCCCAGCCCCGATGTGTCCCTGCCCCGATGTGTCCCAGATCCGGAGTGTCCCTGCCCCGGAGTGTCCCAGCCCCGGAGTGTCCCAGCCCCGATGTGTCCCTGCCCCGATGTGTCCCTGCCCCGGAGTGTCCCAGATCCGGAGTGTCCCTGCCCCGGAGTGTCCCAGCCCCGGAGTGTCCCAGCCCCGGAGTGTCCCAGGCCCGGAGTGTCCCAGCCCCGATGTGTCCCTGCCCCGATGTGTCCCAGATCCGGAGTGTCCCAGACCCGATGTGTCCCAGATCCGGAGTGTCCCTGCCCCGGAGTGTCCCAGCCCCGGAGTGTCCCTGCCTCGGAGTGTCCCAGCCCCGCAGTGTCCCAGATCCGGAGTGTCCCAGCCCCGGAGTGTCCCAGCCCCGATGTATCCCTGCCCCGGAGTGTCCCTGCCCCGGAGTGTCCCAGCCCCGATGTGTCCCTGCCCGGGAGTGTCCCGGATCCGGAGTGTCCCGGACCCGATGTGTCCCCCACCCGGATCATTATCCAGAGGAAACATTATACAGGATTATATCATAGAATAA